A stretch of DNA from Zonotrichia albicollis isolate bZonAlb1 chromosome 17, bZonAlb1.hap1, whole genome shotgun sequence:
GGAGCCATCCAGTGGAGTGGATCTGTAAGGAGCTGCAGAGTAAAAAGCATCTCTGGCTTGGGAGGGAAAGGTAATTCCTGGCTAGTGGGAACGGCTTGTTCTGTGCAGAACAGGAGGCcatggggtttttatggcttttcTGTTCAAGCAGAAGCTTTTAAAGGAcctctggctgtgctctgctttgGTTCTGGGCAGTATTTCTTCCAGTGATTTCCCTGTCCTTTGTAAGATTGTCTGTTGCAATCACAAAAGCCACATCTGAGATGGAAAGGGTGTAGCCCTGAAAGCAGCAGTGTCAGAGGCCAAGGAGCACCACCACTGACCTCCCACTGCTCTGGGTGAACCACAAGGTGGTAATCTGTGTTTTGAGAAAATAACTGAGGAGCACAGTGGTGCCAGTGCTCCTGcattcccagcccagggctggctgcagctcagcacttGGGGTCTGCTGAGCCAAGGCCCCccaaagctccagggacactgcaggTGCACAGGAGAATCCTGTGCTGTGGTAGAGGGCTGAGCAGGTGGAGGGTTTCAAAATCCCACAAATAGAAGTTGTGAGCAAGAGCAGCTTTTTcctgtgaaagaaaataaaccctTGCTGTTCGTGAGGGGGCAGACATACCCTGTGCCCAACAATTAATTTGCAAACTGGCTCCAGTGTGGCCAAGTGTGACAGGACACGTGTGAAACAAGGCAATTGTGAAAGGTGAGATGTTAGAGCAGATGAATCCCTGCAGATCAAACCCCCttgcctggccctgcctgcatCAAATCCCAGCTGATCCAGGCAGTGTGCTACAGACTGGGCAGCTCACAGATTTAGAGGGtcagctctgcccaggagctgagaaagCAAAACCAACCAGGAGCAGCACAAATGTACAAAACACTCCAGTTTACTTCCAGCACCATAACCAGCATGTAAGTTACACCTCTCCCAAACAGAAGTCTTTTACTTTTCCCAATCCCACAGCAGTGCAGTTCAGTAGTCAATGGGCTTAGAGCCATTTTCCATCTTAGCAATGGAAGCCATCTCTCGGCTTATTGGATCCCAAAGAGAATTCCTGGCAGCAAAACACAACAAGCTGCTTCCAGCAAGACAAGAGGCAGCAGTGCTCTGCTGTCTGTCtctccacagagccctgcaggcagtgctggctgccctggcccctcTCAGAGTGGGGGCACCCCCCTGAATTTTCGGATGACGTTGGCCAGCCGCTTGGCCAGCCCGCCCCGGCTGGGCTCCTCCACGTGGAACGTTCTGGTCAGCAGGTTGTAGAAGGAGCCGTAGCACACGGCCACCACGGTGCAGGTGAGGCAGATGACGTTGTAGGGCATGCTGAAGTCTGGGGTTGGCAGGTTCACCAGCAGTGGCTCCGTGTACAGGCGCACAAAATAGCTGGAGCCATCGGAGGAAGGAAACCTGGAGAGTGGGAGAAGGAAAGGCAGGGTCAGCCTGCACAGGACCAGTGTTTGTGCTCACCAGAGAGGAtgagagcagccacagcctgcaggttgtggcacagccctgctccccagcacaagCACACTCACAGTGAGGTGAAGAGAGGGCTCTGCTCCACATCCATGTCCTTCATTGCAGTGACACTGGGCACCAGGGCACTGAGCACAGATGAACTAAGGGGACAAACAACACACCAGTGTCAGCCCTGGCAGAAAGACATCTCCAGAGATCTGGGCAGTAAGTCCTATGCAAAGCCCAGAAAGGGATGAGGAGAATGTCATTACCCAACATAAAAGCCGTGATTGGGGTCAGGTGGGTACTCTGTCCACTTCAGCAAGGCCCTCTCAAACTGGATTGTGATCTTGGTGACGGAGTTGGCTGGCAGCTGGATCAGCATTTCCAAGAGGTGAGGCCGGCTCCGGTCCTGGGCTGGCTGGTAGTGGATGTAACCTAACCCCAAAGAGATTTCCACATTGGCACCAGGGGAACCTTGTCCCATCTCACATTGCCTGGACATCTCCCATGAGGTGGGTGCTCCTGCTTCCACTGTCCTGAGAGTGGTTTTCTGGGCAAGTGAAGATGCACCCATAGCAAAAAGCATGTGTTAAAACTAAATTTAGCTGGCCTTTAAAGCTACAGACCCATGACGGTCAGGTATTCATATGGAATGGtataaatgcaaaataaaacccAATTATCAGTTTTAAATTGAGCTTCCTGCGCTACAAAAATTAATTCATGTTGGTTTAAACCCTTATTGGATTATCAAACACTATCCATGTGCCTCTTATAAATAAAACAGACTTAATGATTTCATCTGCTGTGAGCACTGAACCTGGGCCTAGGAAAACatcctgaaatattttgtttcacaATCCAGTTTCCCAGTGATCACTGGGACCTGAGGGAGGGACTAAACCATCTTTGGAATGAGCTGCTCATGCCAAGGGAATTGTGTGGCATGTGCTGCTTGGAGGGTTCACTCACTGGGcttgttttccttccctttggTGATGATGGTGAGGGTGTGCACGTAGAGGCGCAGGTACCAGGGCACAGTCTCCAGCAGGATCACGGGGAAGGCTCGGTAGGGGTGGGTGTTGTAGATGAGGGTGCAGATCTCCCCGGTCTGCAGCCCGTACCCGCCCACGTAACGCTGAGCATGGAGCGTGGGAATGGGCATTTCCGCTGTGGAAGAGCAACGACAGCAGAGGGGTGATTTTcagccctggagccctggccagTGGTGCAGGTGAAGTGAAGTTCTGCTCACTCACAGCTGTCTTGGGGCCGCTTCCACTTCAGCTGCACATTGAGGCTGCGAGATGTGTTGAAGAGGGAGGGGCTCAGCAGGTCATAGACAGCGTAGGTTCTCCTGTCTCCCTGGACAATAGCTTCATGTACTGATGTTGGAGGGGGGgacacttccagcagctccttttcCTGAGGAAAGCAAATGGACCATGAAAGGAAAAAGTGCCCCTTTTGTAGAAACTGGCAGCACAGTGCAAAGTCCCTCCAGGTAGCCCTGAGCTTTGCCACCCAACAGCCAACTCTGTGCTCTCCACtcagccctgctcagagcaaAGAAATCACCTCCCAGTGTTAACCCCTGAGAGGCCAGGCCATGCAGAGGTGGAGGTGAGGATGTTTCAGAGCCACATGAAGTGGCTGAACTGAGGGAGCAGGGGATGCTTCCTGGCCCATGAGCTTACCTTGTTCTTGGGGGAAATGTCAACGTAAACTTTGCTCTGCGATGCCAGAGGACACGTGTCAGTCAGCGTGCGAGAGAACATCTTAAACAGGGACCAGTCTGTGGGAAGCAAGGAAAGCTGGCAGGTcaagtgctgcaggctgggagcactccagcacagccaccacGCTTACCTTTCTTTCCTTGGCCACTGGAAAAGAAGTCAAAGACCACAGTGAGGGTCTGTCTGAGCTCCCAGGACATAGCCAGGCAGGAGGCATCCTGGACAAGAGACAAGCAGCTCTGATCACACCTTCTGGAGGGGGAGGACAccaggatggagctggaccTCCACCAGGATTACAAGATTTCCATTGGGGTtaccagaggaggaggatgacaGCTGCGTTAGACACAGTGAACCCATCACAGGGTAGCTGAGCAAACCAGTGTGATACTTTGCAATGTGACAAGGGGGCTTTGGATTTTCTCTTAGGGAGCTCAGGGAGGGAGCTGAGCCAGCACTTACCCTGCAGATGGGGCGGATGTGCACTGCCTGGGAGTGGTAACTGCTGTGGAACAGGCGCTCGGccttcagcagcacagccagcccagcctggagggaACAGAGGAGAaactcagccctgccctgtcctctGCTCCCACCGAGAGAAAGCCCAGAGGGAACCTCCCAGTGCATGCTCCCAGAttgctgctgggagcccagcTCCATCAGGAATGGCCCAATTGGGCAGCAGGACTTGTCTTTACCTTTGagccacatggcagcagcttctTCCAGGGGGTGAGGTTCTCTGTGCAGacaacttccctgggcaggaCAGCGTAACGCAGGAGATGGTGatctgtccctgggcagggagaggcaggagagcaggCTGGGATTGCTACAGCCatgagcacagcagcagtgttCCACCCCCAGTGTGCCCCACAtcccaccaccctcacagcatGCCTGAAATGCCAAGAGCTCCACCAGAACTAGATCCCACTCTGTTCAGAGTGACTGGAAAGAATGGTAAGGATACATCCTAGCAGATCTTCTTTTGTGAGTGCCTTAAATCCTGTGGTCCTCACTGTTTCATAAAACATTTTTCATAGAGTCAAGTAAGGGCCGGGGAGCACCTGCCATGTATTACTTGTGGGTCTCCTCTGTTTAAATCCAAGCCTTGTTTGTAGGGAGAGGAAATCCTTTCTAGGAGAGGTTAATGGATGCTGTTGTACACACCCAGACTCAGAGTCATTACAGGACCTGCACTTGGAATgctggcagtggcacagggcagaACTAAAGtgagagagcagagccaggctcaCCATTGGCTAATCCCAGGGGTTTGAAGGATGCTGTTGGAATCACTGTGTTGGTCGAGTCAATGAAGTTGAGAGAAGCACAGAATATTCCCGAAAGGATGTTACTCAGTTCTTTCCAGGCTTTGTCAACACTGCATGAGAACAGACACCAGAGATTATTCAGCAGCTCAAATCCTTGAAACAACAAGTGTTAAGTTAGTAACATTCAGTAAATACAGCAGGGTGACCACACTGGGTTACCAAAGCTGCATGGAGAGTgcagagacactgctgggctggcattctccagctctcctggtatTTTATTCTGACACATCAGATCTGAGGgacacacagcagggcctcacAGGCATCACACAGCCAAGGGACATGGTGGTGGGCACAGCTGGTATGTGGGGAAAGAGgccaggggagcagggagcacagaggagGTGATATGTGTGAatggggaaggggctgtgagGCCCAAAGCAATGCCTTGGTGCAGCTCCAAAGGCTGACCCGACCAGCAGACAAGGGATGGGAGGAGAGAGCTCAGTGagtccccacagggctgctgcagcttgaACAGGGCTGGTGTGCTCAGGGAGATGGTGACAGGTACTGGATGGGAGTCAAAGGAAGTGAGTCATGGATGAGAGGCCAAGATACAGCCCCACTGTATTAGCGCAGGAGGGGTCCTGCAATCCACCCTGAACCCTCATCCCCCATGCTGTTTTCCCCCAATGACACACACACCCACTGCTTGGTTAGATCAGTGTTATTTCTCTCTGTGCCATCGTTAAGTGCTTGTCATCACAGAGCCCACAGGGGAATTACTCGGGCCTTTAATGAACAAGGATTTGCCCTCAGCACCACATCCTGTCCCCATACAGATGGGGTATGTTCTGCTGGTGTTTTAGAGCTACTCCTGGGCTCTTCTTTCCAGCAGACATTTTTCAACCCAGGAGGCGTGTTCACACACCGTGGCTGCCTCAGGTGGGACAAACAACAGCTCCTGGGAGCAGTGGCCA
This window harbors:
- the PIGT gene encoding GPI transamidase component PIG-T isoform X2; this encodes MAAAVLLLLLLTAAGPGPGRADAGRERRDALREELLLSPLPTGDVAATFQFRTRWDADLQRGAVSHYRLFPKALGRLVAALGVRELHLALTQGFWRTRYWGQPPLQAPAGAELWVWFQPTVTDVDKAWKELSNILSGIFCASLNFIDSTNTVIPTASFKPLGLANGTDHHLLRYAVLPREVVCTENLTPWKKLLPCGSKAGLAVLLKAERLFHSSYHSQAVHIRPICRDASCLAMSWELRQTLTVVFDFFSSGQGKKDWSLFKMFSRTLTDTCPLASQSKVYVDISPKNKEKELLEVSPPPTSVHEAIVQGDRRTYAVYDLLSPSLFNTSRSLNVQLKWKRPQDSSLRGRVRAADRGDLHPHLQHPPLPSLPRDPAGDCALVPAPLRAHPHHHHQREGKQAQTVEAGAPTSWEMSRQCEMGQGSPGANVEISLGLGYIHYQPAQDRSRPHLLEMLIQLPANSVTKITIQFERALLKWTEYPPDPNHGFYVGSSVLSALVPSVTAMKDMDVEQSPLFTSLFPSSDGSSYFVRLYTEPLLVNLPTPDFSMPYNVICLTCTVVAVCYGSFYNLLTRTFHVEEPSRGGLAKRLANVIRKFRGVPPL
- the PIGT gene encoding GPI transamidase component PIG-T isoform X1, which translates into the protein MAAAVLLLLLLTAAGPGPGRADAGRERRDALREELLLSPLPTGDVAATFQFRTRWDADLQRGAVSHYRLFPKALGRLVAALGVRELHLALTQGFWRTRYWGQPPLQAPAGAELWVWFQPTVTDVDKAWKELSNILSGIFCASLNFIDSTNTVIPTASFKPLGLANGTDHHLLRYAVLPREVVCTENLTPWKKLLPCGSKAGLAVLLKAERLFHSSYHSQAVHIRPICRDASCLAMSWELRQTLTVVFDFFSSGQGKKDWSLFKMFSRTLTDTCPLASQSKVYVDISPKNKEKELLEVSPPPTSVHEAIVQGDRRTYAVYDLLSPSLFNTSRSLNVQLKWKRPQDSSEMPIPTLHAQRYVGGYGLQTGEICTLIYNTHPYRAFPVILLETVPWYLRLYVHTLTIITKGKENKPSYIHYQPAQDRSRPHLLEMLIQLPANSVTKITIQFERALLKWTEYPPDPNHGFYVGSSVLSALVPSVTAMKDMDVEQSPLFTSLFPSSDGSSYFVRLYTEPLLVNLPTPDFSMPYNVICLTCTVVAVCYGSFYNLLTRTFHVEEPSRGGLAKRLANVIRKFRGVPPL